The following DNA comes from Microcella sp..
ATGCACGGCCGAGCCCATGTCGTGCCGATAGCCCGGCACGGTCAGTTCTGCGGAGCGCCCACCGCCGCCGATCGAATCGGCGGCCTCGTACACCGTCGTGCGGATTCCCGCGCGCGCGAGCACGACGGCCGCGGCGAGCCCATTGGGGCCCGACCCGACCACGGCTGCCGTGTGCGACGTCATGCTTCGAACCTACGGCGAGGTCACCCTCTTGTGGCCGAGTTCACAGGGGATGCCAGTCTCTGCCGCCGCGATCCCGCGGCGACCACCCCGAACGACACGGCGAGAGCCAGCGCGGCGATGGCGATGCCGATCGACAGCGTGAGGGCATCCGGCGCCACGATCGACTGGCCGCGCAAGGCCTGCATCGTGACCAGACCGACGACGCCGAGGTAGGCGCCCGCTCCCGTGAGCACGAGGGCTCGACGCACGATCGCGTCGCGCAGCAAGGGCACCCGGCGCGCACCGAGTTCGAGCAGCAGCGCGAGCAGCGGCAGAGCCTGTAGGGCGTGCATGCCGATGAAGTGCGGAATACGCAGGTCGCCTCCGATCGTGCTCCACCCCAGCAGAGGCAGTCCGGGGCCGCCGTCGGCGACGCCGACCGCGTGGGCACCTGCGATGCCCTGGAAGTCATTGAGTTGATCGGCGGTGGGGCCCGTCATGAGAAAGGCGAGGCCCATGCCGAGCAGTGAGATCGCGACACCGGTGCGAATCGCCGCTTGGCGAGCAGGGTCGGCACCGGGGTTGCGCCACAGGGCGACAGCAGCGACGAACGTGGCGACCCACAGCGTCGTGATCGCCGTCGCCATGATCGACCAGAGGGTCGTGGCCAGCGGGGTCGACACGTTGAAGTGGCTCGTGATGCCGGCGGCAGCCGCGCCGACGATGACGACGAGCTCAATCGCGAGGGTCACCGCGATGACGGTGCCCGCCCACCACGCGGCGCGCTGCCAGCGCGTGAAGTGGCCGATGATCCACGCCCAGGTCACGGCGTAGATCGTGCCTGAGATCGCGAACTTCAGGGGCTTCTCCCACAGGTTCACGCCGAGCAGTTCCCGATCGTCGACGAGCCAGCCGACGAGCGTCGCGATGGTGAGCCCCGCGAGCAGGAGGCCGAGCACGAGCAGCGGGCGGTGCCAGCGGCTTGGCGGCAGGTCAAGACGCCAGTCGGTGGCGGGGGTGGGAGTGGTGATCATCAGCAGTCCTCGAGGTGGGCCGCGATCGCGGCGGCAGTGAGTGGATCGGGCGCGGGCGCGCCCTCGGGCAACGGGAAGCGGCGAAACGACTCGGCCTCTTGGGCGATGCGCCGCAGCCCCGCCAGCAGACTGTCGCCGAGCACCGTGCCGACGGCGACGATGCGCGTCATGGCCGCGGTGTCGGGTGCCGCACTGGCGACGGCCGCGAGGTCGGCGCCGGCAACGAGCTGCGCGGCATCAGCACCAGGCTCGAGCACGGCGGTCGTGATGCCCTCGAGTCCGAGTTCGGCGTAGGTGTCGAGCACTCGGGCCGCGAGCGCGAGACCGGGGTTGTTGGGGTACACGCGCCAGCCGCGACGTTCGCACAGTTCGGCGACGAGGGTCGCGCCCACGGTGGGCGCGGCTTCAGCATCCATCTCGTCGGCCGCGATCGAGGCGGGGATGCTCACCGCACGCTGCGCCACCCCGAAGACGCTCGACAGCGGCAGCTCGGCCTCGAGCGCGGCGATGACGGAAGCTGCTTGCGCGACGCTCAATCCACCGACCTCGAGCAGGGCGCGCACCAGGCGCACCCGCTCCACGTGGGTCTCGTCGTACTGCGACTGGTTGGGGCTCGTTCGCTCACCCGCGTGCAGCAGA
Coding sequences within:
- a CDS encoding MerR family transcriptional regulator, with protein sequence MRMSELSATTVTPVPTLKFYLRERLLHAGERTSPNQSQYDETHVERVRLVRALLEVGGLSVAQAASVIAALEAELPLSSVFGVAQRAVSIPASIAADEMDAEAAPTVGATLVAELCERRGWRVYPNNPGLALAARVLDTYAELGLEGITTAVLEPGADAAQLVAGADLAAVASAAPDTAAMTRIVAVGTVLGDSLLAGLRRIAQEAESFRRFPLPEGAPAPDPLTAAAIAAHLEDC